A segment of the Corylus avellana chromosome ca2, CavTom2PMs-1.0 genome:
CatgtttccttttcttcatttttcttctggTTTTTCGTAAACTTTTCTTCTACCAGATTTGCGAAATGGTAAATCAGAACCACCATGACAAAAGTACCAAGATTTTGATTTGAGGGTTCgaaagaagaaataaaggtATGATGCTAgtgttaaaaattgaaacaatataCGAAGttaagaataaaagaataatggtaaagaaaaagagaaaaatgctaaactcatgatgataaaaaaaatatatatgatgaagATTTACTACGTACACGTAATTGACATTACTTACTATTCGAATTCTTGCCGTTACAGATTGAGCTTCAGAGCCTCTTGAGCAGTCCGAAGAAACGGGGAGTCTTTTGATTCTCAACCTTGCAtgagttttggccaaaaaaaaaagcggtaGATGTGCAAGATAGTATTCATCATTATATAGAGATAAAAACAAATGTAATAAACACAGTTCACTACAttattggtttatttattttgctatttAATTTTATTCCACGTAGCTCACGGTCACATATTAAACTAAGATTGTAAGTGAATCGAGTTGAATATAGAATGTTCAAGTTCGGTTTATTTTAGCTTTATTTTAAACACAAGCCATCGAGCTTATCACTGAGCTAGATACTCTCTTTAAGCatggttcatttattttttgaacgaATTTAAACTTTTTCATGAGTTTctcaattaacttattcattcaTTATATATTAATGTAAATATCATgactgtttatttttattttttttataaattcgtgctattagttaattaattattgttaggATTCTATCATTtgtcttaattaaataaaaggAATTTTTTAGATATATCCTTGAGTCAAAGTGTAAAAACAAATTATAcctcaaatgttttttttttttaattattattttaatagccTAAGCTTATCAAAAAGGTGCAACATATCTTTCCTTTGGTTTTCCATCCAAAATTGTGCCTTATGTTAGTGCCAAGTGAGCATTTTTGCCAcatcacattaaaataataattatttaataatttaatttaaaaaaaaagttttatttttttatttctttttattattatttttttttaaatgaagggGTGGCCAACAGTAGGGCTACCACTCCATGGGGGTTGGGGATCACCTGCCACCCCATACCGATGTCCTGTTCGGATCTCGGTAGAGGCCTAGTGGTGTCCCAACTGTGTCACGACGAAGTCCAAATGGTGTCTTGGCCAAGTCTCACCAACGATGTCCTGTTGTGTCCTAGCAGGATTTTGGCAGTGTCTCGACAGATGCCCGACGATGTCTTGGCTAGGGTTTGGCAGGGTCTCGAAGGTGTCCCACCTAGGTTTTAGAGGTGTCTCGGCAGTGTCCTGACTAAGTCCCGGTGGTGTCCCGACCTAATCCCTAAAGAGTCCTGATGAAATCTCTCCACTATCCAGACGGAGTCCCAATGGTGTCCCTCGCGAAGTCCTGGCAGTATCCTAATGGGGTCGCGGCGAAGTCTTGGTGGTTTAAGaatgagaaattcaaaaaataataaaatagtttacaaatttaaaaaagggaaactgtttgatgaaaattaaataagcttttttgttcaaaccaaaaatgttttccattgattattattttctatcacatcaaacaccaaaaaatactaaaattatttttcaaaaatcgtTTTACGCCAAAACGAACGGAGCCTTTATAATGCTTATTGGTTTGTTTATCTTTCCTCTTACTACTACTATAAGACTACCACTAAAATATGCTGCCAAAGTATGAGAATTCTGAGTAACGGCATGTTAATTTGATAGGGATTGTAACATACTCTAAATTAAATTTCTCGATACCTATTACACGTTTAATATGGTACATGATGGAATTACTCAAATGAGCGTGCTTGGAATCTTAATTATGAGTTGATCTTTCCTCTTTCATGGAACAAATTTGGAACAAATTTGGAACAAATTTGgagttttagaattttataaagtacaataatttttatctcacaaccaCCAATCTCACAATAATGACGTAGTTTTAATTGAATTCGGtacatatataaatttaataaataaaggaaattcTTGATTTTTCTCGATAATTGTCAAAATTCGGAATTTGAATTGATATTCTTTCGTTGATTTCTTGTCAATtacatataattatatcataGATTAAGGATCAAGTTGTGTCCTCCCACAAGTATAAGGGAGAAAAGTATTACCTCATTGTCTAATACGAGCATTACAAAAGGAAAACAACATAGAAAGAGTTGATcctaaatataatataaagagatATGTACAAACTTCATGAACCGATGCACCCTCGCCTGTGTAAAGACGTGTGGTCATGTGAAAGCATTATTCCACTGTGGGAAAGgtgttaataaaataaaaaaaaataaaaaaataaaaaataaaaaaattgaagcatcAGAAAAACGCCCATGTTGAAGAGCTTTGACCAACTTGATGCTCATCCAAACATGacttgtcaatatatatatatcatagccataaatattctttcaaataaatgttagatgaaagaaataagaaagagatagaaagaaagaaaaaaaaaatgtcttttatattaaaataattgcatagtatttttccaaaaaatgagTGCCCAAAAGTTCATATAAACACGattaaaattgcacttaaaTAATGTAGAATAATCGTACGtagttaaatattatatatgcatttcCTCGATCCGagatctcttttcttttctcactaATGAAACTAAATTTGCAATAATCTCGATTACTGTGACTTGAAAAcatatatagttaaatattgCAGTGTACAGCTTGTGTCCAGTGAATGGAACAAGAGAACGGACGACAGAAAGCGACAGAGAATTAGTAGAATCCAAGAAAACCTTGTCATATAAAAGTATTAATCATAGGTAATGTTTCATAAACATATTTTATAACCCATGGGTTCCCAAGGGCCAATGCCAGTTCGCTGGTATATCTTAATTCTTCACCAAGGTTCCCATGGGCCCTCTCGATTCCTCTCAAATTAAGCAAATATTTCAAAACGGGGCACGTGATATCTTAAAAGCTTTTCAGTGACAGAGTGGCTCGCACCATTGATAAGATCGAGCATCTCCAACATTAGCAATTCATTACCTGCATTCGCAAAATGCGAATAATAATTTGTAGTATATCAACATTCGCATATTGCAATTACCATCCACATCTATGTGTGGTTATTGCCGTTAATCCATTATCCGCATATGAGATAATGAGTGTTTTGGACAGTTGTAAGTCTTGCTTCtagtaaatacaaaaaatgcattatcctatagttaaatattattattcataTCACATTTGTACGTCATTTGAGTTTATGAAGACATTTGGACGTACCAGATTAGAGTGTGGGCGTTCGAACTAGGTCTAGCACCTGTTCAAACTTAAGATGCTCATCGTAAGGCGCGTTTAGCTTTTTGGCTTTTGCGATagtgcatttttcttttctgttttatattaaCATGTTGATCATTTTGTGACAAGTTAAAGAACGTGGATGGTCCCCGCTAATTGTTCCAAAGAAAACATTGTTTGCTGTGAAAACAACTCAACATCTTGTTTGTCCTCACACTGTGGCATTCTTGGATCCAAACGATGAAGATTTGATTATGAAACATGCACCTCTGTCGCACTTCAATGGCGGATTCCAGGAAATTAGTTAAACAATTAATTAGTTACTTTTAGTTTCCCaattgtttgattgtttgtttgtgaagcTTGTCAAGTTGCCCAAGGCTTGTCTtctcaaaagaacaaaagacaGTGTCGTTTAGTCCTTGTGCTTCAGCATCTCTCAAAGGACAGTCAGTTTTTCTAGTTGTTTATTagtacttcaaaaaaaaaaaaaaaaaaaaaagagaaacttagaaataataataataataataattcgttgaataaaaataagaagccAAGTGGCCTATGTTAGGCCTGTATAGCTCATCTTTTGGCCTTTTGTTGGCCTAATAATTTGGCTTTCGTTGGTCTTGCTTTGATGATCCACGGCCGTTTAAAGCTCTATAGTTGGCTCTATTTTCATCCctttttaagtataagttcATTCTCATATTTGTCCCATGGTTGGTCATGTTTTGGCCAATTGTTGTTAAAGACCCATCTTTGGTCATCGTTGTCGATCGGCTGCTACCATTTCTGACCGCCATCAACTCTGGTCACTAGCTAGCTTTGTTTGTCACCAACTCTTACGAGTTGTCGGCCATCATCTTCGATTttatataacaatcaaatttgattgtataaaaatatgatttggtAATATCTCCACctaataccatattaatttgtattatCTTCACATACcctaattcttttttaaatatgagcattttatattgaaaatataatgaagaaatAAGAGTAGGATATAGCCATTTAGGCTCTTCACTAATGTCTGCattgaaagaaagcaaagaaaattgcttttggcggaatgaagtctcagcttcattctcattgtatatataggcaaagagttacaattgtaatcaagtttgacaaacacaaacttgatacaaactaggagacctaattcaatacaaataagtaaaacaaatacaactagaacactaaagagaagagataagaacaattataaggataatactaaaagataagaataactataaaacagactctattggttccttaacaGCCCCCCTCAAACGAATGGGAGGGGGAGTAACCATGAGTTTGTCTCTGAGGAAAAGAAATCGAGAGGAGGTAAGGCCCTTTGTAAAGATATCAGCACATTGATCTTGAGTTGGGATGTAGCTAGCACAAAGATCTTTGTGAAGAATTTTCTCACGGATGAAGTGGTAGTCAACTTCTATATGCTTGGTACGAGCATGGTAGATGGGATTAGAAGCTAAAGCAATAGCTCCTATGTTATCACACCAGAGTACAGGAGGATCATGGAGAGAAACTTGCAATTCTTTGAGTAGCATTCGAAGCCATGAGAGTTCAGCAGCTGTAATGGCCATTGCACGATATTCAGCCTCGGTGCTAGATCTCGAGACAACAGGCTGCTTCTTGGCATGCCAAGATACTAAGTTGGAGCCGAAGAAAACACAATACCCTGTAGTGGATCTGCGATCAAAAGGATCCCCTGCCCAGTCAGAGTCACAGTATGCCTGAAGTTGAAGAGGACCTGAAGTGAAGTGAAGGCCATGATCTGGTGTGCCTTTGAGATACCTTAGAACTCTTTTAGCAGCCTTCATATGTTCTGTAGTTGGACAATGGAGAAATTGACACAATTGATTGACAGTGTAGGCTATGTCAGGTCTTGTGAGTGTGCAGTATTGTAGAGCTCCAATGATATGACGATAGGTTGTGGGATCTGGTAGAGTATCACCATCAAGCTTGGTGAGCTTCTTGCCTGAAGTGCAGGGTGCGGCATAGGGCTTTGCTCCAAGCATTTGCACACGATCAAGTAAATCAATAATGTATTTACCTTGATTTAGATGCAAGCCAGTTTTGTCACGAAGGACATGGATGCCTAGGAAGTATGAAAG
Coding sequences within it:
- the LOC132169318 gene encoding uncharacterized mitochondrial protein AtMg00810-like encodes the protein MEQPTGFVDAAFPDHVCKLKKALYGLKQAPRAWFHRLSQALLHLGFVGSLVDTSLFMLHQGSVHIYILIYVDDIIVTGTDSSIMETLIHGLQMKFKLKDLGCLSYFLGIHVLRDKTGLHLNQGKYIIDLLDRVQMLGAKPYAAPCTSGKKLTKLDGDTLPDPTTYRHIIGALQYCTLTRPDIAYTVNQLCQFLHCPTTEHMKAAKRVLRYLKGTPDHGLHFTSGPLQLQAYCDSDWAGDPFDRRSTTGYCVFFGSNLVSWHAKKQPVVSRSSTEAEYRAMAITAAELSWLRMLLKELQVSLHDPPVLWCDNIGAIALASNPIYHARTKHIEVDYHFIREKILHKDLCASYIPTQDQCADIFTKGLTSSRFLFLRDKLMVTPPPIRNELLMLEMLDLINGASHSVTEKLLRYHVPRFEIFA